Proteins encoded within one genomic window of [Enterobacter] lignolyticus SCF1:
- the hypD gene encoding hydrogenase formation protein HypD, translated as MRFVDEYRAPEQVMKLIDSLRERARHLPYSAAAPLRIMEVCGGHTHAIFKFGLDQLLPDNIEFIHGPGCPVCVLPMGRIDACIEIAAHPEVIFCTFGDAMRVPGRQGSLMQAKARGADVRVVYSPMDALTLARQNPQRKVVFFGLGFETTMPATAITLQQARRQNVTNFFFFCQHITLIPTLQSLLEQPDNGIDAFLAPGHVSMVIGTDAYDFIAGCYKRPLVVAGFEPLDLLQGVSMLVEQKIAGHSQVENQYRRVVPDEGNRLAQAAIAEVFTVNGDSEWRGLGLINDSGVHLTSGYQHFDAEAHFRPAPQRVCDDPNARCGDVLTGRCKPHQCPLFGTTCNPQSAFGALMVSSEGACAAWYQYRRQEHNA; from the coding sequence ATGCGCTTTGTTGATGAATACCGCGCGCCGGAACAGGTGATGAAGCTTATCGACAGCCTGCGGGAGCGCGCCCGCCACCTGCCCTACAGCGCGGCCGCCCCGCTGCGCATTATGGAAGTCTGCGGCGGGCATACCCACGCCATTTTTAAGTTTGGCTTAGACCAGCTGCTGCCGGATAACATCGAATTTATCCACGGTCCGGGCTGCCCGGTTTGCGTGCTGCCGATGGGGCGCATTGACGCCTGTATCGAAATCGCCGCTCACCCGGAGGTTATCTTCTGCACCTTCGGCGATGCGATGCGCGTGCCCGGCAGGCAGGGATCGCTGATGCAGGCGAAAGCGCGGGGCGCCGACGTGCGGGTCGTGTACTCGCCGATGGACGCCCTGACGCTGGCGCGCCAGAACCCGCAGCGCAAGGTGGTCTTTTTCGGTCTGGGTTTTGAAACGACCATGCCCGCCACCGCCATCACGCTGCAGCAGGCGCGTCGGCAAAACGTGACCAATTTCTTCTTCTTTTGCCAGCACATCACCCTGATTCCCACGCTGCAAAGCCTGTTGGAACAGCCGGATAACGGTATTGACGCTTTTCTGGCGCCGGGTCACGTCAGCATGGTCATCGGCACCGACGCTTATGATTTCATCGCCGGATGCTATAAACGCCCGCTGGTGGTCGCTGGTTTCGAACCTCTTGATCTACTGCAAGGCGTAAGCATGCTTGTTGAGCAGAAAATAGCGGGTCACAGTCAGGTCGAGAATCAGTATCGCCGGGTGGTGCCTGATGAAGGCAACCGGCTGGCGCAGGCCGCCATCGCCGAGGTGTTTACCGTCAACGGCGACAGCGAATGGCGCGGTCTCGGGCTTATCAACGACTCCGGCGTACATCTGACCTCCGGCTATCAGCATTTTGACGCCGAGGCGCATTTTCGCCCGGCGCCGCAGCGCGTATGCGATGATCCTAACGCGCGCTGCGGCGACGTGCTCACCGGACGCTGCAAGCCGCATCAGTGCCCGCTGTTTGGTACGACCTGCAACCCACAAAGCGCCTTCGGCGCGCTGATGGTCTCCTCGGAAGGGGCCTGCGCGGCGTGGTATCAATATCGACGTCAGGAACACAACGCATGA
- a CDS encoding HypC/HybG/HupF family hydrogenase formation chaperone: MCIGIPGQICAIDGQLAKVDVNGIKRDVDLTLVGASDEHGQPRLGQWVLVHVGFAMSVINEEEARDTLEALQNMFEVEPDVGALLYGEEQ, encoded by the coding sequence ATGTGCATAGGCATTCCCGGGCAAATCTGCGCCATCGACGGCCAGCTTGCGAAAGTGGACGTCAACGGCATCAAACGCGACGTTGACCTGACGCTGGTCGGCGCCAGCGACGAACACGGCCAGCCGCGCCTCGGGCAGTGGGTGCTGGTTCACGTCGGCTTCGCCATGAGCGTGATTAATGAAGAAGAAGCGCGCGATACCCTTGAGGCGCTGCAAAACATGTTTGAGGTAGAGCCGGACGTCGGCGCTCTGCTGTACGGCGAGGAGCAATGA
- the hypB gene encoding hydrogenase nickel incorporation protein HypB produces the protein MCTTCGCAEGNRYIEGDERNPHSAFRSAPFALATRPAMRITAIKSDFSPQRSALGDLHYGHGEAGTHAPGMSQRKMLEVEIDVLDKNNRLAARNRARFAARGQLVLNLVSSPGSGKTTLLTETLLRLKGKTPCAVIEGDQQTINDAARIRATGTPAIQVNTGKGCHLDAQMIADAAPRLPLADNGILFIENVGNLVCPASFDLGERHKVAVLSVTEGEDKPLKYPHMFAAASLMLLNKVDLLPYLQFDVEKCIACAREVNPALEVILVSATSGEGMDAWLNWLEAQQCA, from the coding sequence ATGTGTACCACCTGTGGTTGCGCCGAAGGCAACCGATATATTGAAGGCGACGAGCGCAACCCGCATTCGGCCTTTCGCAGCGCCCCTTTCGCACTGGCGACGCGCCCGGCGATGCGCATCACCGCGATAAAATCTGACTTCAGCCCGCAGCGGTCGGCCCTGGGCGATTTGCACTACGGACACGGCGAGGCGGGCACCCACGCGCCGGGAATGAGCCAGCGCAAAATGCTGGAAGTGGAAATCGACGTACTGGACAAAAACAACCGCCTGGCGGCGCGCAACCGCGCCCGCTTCGCCGCCCGCGGGCAGCTGGTGCTGAATCTGGTCTCCAGCCCCGGCTCCGGCAAAACCACCCTGCTGACGGAAACGCTGCTGCGGCTGAAAGGAAAAACGCCGTGCGCGGTGATTGAGGGCGATCAGCAAACCATTAACGACGCCGCCCGCATCCGCGCCACCGGCACCCCGGCGATTCAGGTCAATACCGGCAAAGGCTGCCACCTGGACGCGCAGATGATTGCCGATGCCGCCCCGCGGCTGCCGCTGGCGGACAACGGCATCCTGTTTATTGAAAACGTCGGCAACCTGGTCTGCCCGGCAAGCTTCGACCTCGGCGAACGTCACAAGGTCGCCGTGCTCTCGGTGACCGAAGGCGAGGACAAGCCGCTGAAGTATCCGCACATGTTCGCCGCCGCCTCGCTGATGCTGCTGAATAAAGTCGATTTGCTGCCGTATCTGCAGTTCGACGTGGAGAAATGCATCGCCTGCGCCCGGGAGGTAAACCCGGCGCTGGAGGTCATCCTGGTGTCCGCGACCAGCGGTGAAGGGATGGACGCGTGGCTTAACTGGCTGGAGGCGCAGCAATGTGCATAG
- the hypA gene encoding hydrogenase maturation nickel metallochaperone HypA, with amino-acid sequence MHEITLCQRALEIVEQQAAGSGASRVTAVWLKVGAFSCVEPAALEFCYELVCRGTLAEGSTLHIEEQQAECWCPSCQQYVHLLSSHVRRCPQCQSNELRIVADDGLQIQRIEVE; translated from the coding sequence ATGCACGAAATTACGCTCTGCCAGCGGGCGCTGGAAATTGTCGAACAGCAGGCCGCCGGCAGCGGCGCGTCGCGGGTGACGGCCGTCTGGCTGAAAGTCGGCGCGTTCTCCTGCGTGGAGCCCGCGGCGCTTGAGTTTTGCTACGAACTGGTCTGCCGCGGCACGCTTGCCGAAGGCAGCACCCTGCATATAGAGGAGCAGCAGGCGGAGTGCTGGTGTCCGTCCTGTCAGCAGTATGTCCATCTGCTCTCTTCCCACGTCCGGCGCTGCCCGCAGTGCCAGAGCAATGAGTTACGGATCGTGGCCGACGACGGCCTGCAGATCCAGCGTATTGAAGTTGAGTAA
- the hycA gene encoding formate hydrogenlyase regulator HycA, with amino-acid sequence MTIWEISEKADYIADRHRRQQDHWHTYCNSLVQGITLSKARLHHAMSCAAEKDLCFVLFEHFHISVTLAEGFNSHTIEYYVESVDGSDKQLIAQAQLSADGQVDGRISNRDREKVLEHYLEKIASVYNGLYTAIERDQPVSLPQLCGQQAQLA; translated from the coding sequence ATGACAATTTGGGAAATTAGCGAAAAGGCGGATTACATCGCCGACCGCCATCGTCGCCAGCAGGATCACTGGCATACCTACTGCAACTCGCTGGTCCAGGGGATAACCCTGTCGAAAGCGCGCCTGCATCACGCGATGAGCTGCGCGGCGGAGAAGGATCTGTGCTTTGTGCTGTTTGAACACTTTCATATCTCCGTGACGCTCGCCGAAGGCTTCAACAGCCACACCATCGAATACTACGTCGAGAGCGTGGACGGTTCAGATAAGCAGCTGATTGCACAGGCGCAGCTGAGCGCCGACGGGCAGGTTGACGGGCGTATCAGCAACCGCGACCGCGAAAAAGTGCTGGAGCATTATCTGGAGAAAATCGCGTCGGTTTACAACGGGCTGTATACCGCCATCGAGCGTGACCAGCCGGTAAGCCTGCCGCAGCTGTGCGGACAACAGGCGCAACTGGCCTGA
- a CDS encoding 4Fe-4S dicluster domain-containing protein — translation MNRFVIADSTVCIGCRTCEAACAETHRQHGLQAMPRLRVMRNEKESAPQLCHHCEDAPCAGVCPVNAITRIDGAVQLNESLCVSCKLCGIACPFGAIEFSGSRPLDIPANVNSPKALPAPPAPARVSTLLDWVPGVRAIAVKCDLCYFDPQGPACVRTCPTKALLQVDIRDIAQVSKRKRELNVNVDYGDLSLFQALDGGAK, via the coding sequence GTGAACCGTTTTGTAATCGCTGACTCCACCGTATGCATCGGCTGCCGCACCTGCGAAGCGGCGTGCGCCGAAACCCATCGCCAGCATGGCCTGCAGGCGATGCCGCGCTTACGGGTGATGAGAAATGAAAAAGAATCCGCGCCGCAGCTGTGCCATCACTGCGAAGACGCGCCCTGCGCCGGGGTATGCCCGGTCAACGCCATTACCCGCATCGACGGTGCGGTACAGCTGAATGAAAGCCTGTGCGTGAGCTGCAAGCTCTGCGGCATCGCCTGTCCGTTTGGCGCCATCGAGTTTTCCGGCAGCCGTCCGCTGGATATCCCGGCCAACGTGAACAGCCCGAAAGCGCTTCCTGCGCCGCCGGCGCCCGCGCGCGTCAGCACGCTGCTGGACTGGGTTCCCGGCGTGCGCGCCATCGCCGTGAAGTGCGACCTGTGCTACTTCGACCCGCAGGGACCGGCCTGCGTACGCACCTGCCCGACCAAAGCGCTGCTGCAGGTTGATATTCGTGACATCGCCCAGGTCAGTAAACGTAAGCGCGAGCTGAACGTGAACGTCGATTACGGCGACTTGTCGTTATTTCAGGCTCTGGATGGAGGCGCAAAATGA
- the hycC gene encoding formate hydrogenlyase subunit 3 has translation MTALLLTNSAVAWFAAAAIFSGLLSFHKTLSGAVAGIGGAVGSLCAAAAGIQTLVHGEVTDGLMPLIHHSVLLTPLNAIWLITLGVCGLFVSIYNIDWHRHPQTKSNGLLLNLLLAAAVCAVVASSLGALVVMAEIMALCAAFLTGCAQSGKLWFALGRLGTLLLALACWLVWQRYGTLDLSALNVRAQMLPLGSDIWLLGVAGFGLLAGIIPLHGWVPQAHANASAPAAALFSGVVMKIGLLGILTLSLIGSHQPLWWGVALLALGMVTAFVGGLYALMEHNIQRLLAYHTLENIGIILLGLGAGVTGVALQQPVLVALGLTGGLYHLFNHTLFKTTLFLGAGSVWFRTGHRDIEKLGGIGKGMPVISLAMLVGLMAMAALPPLNGFAGEWVIYQSFFRLGESGAFVGRLIGPLLAVGLAITGALAVMCMAKVYGVTFLGAPRSKEAQQACCAPLLMAACTVALALCCVIGGVAAPWLLPLLQNAVPLPLETAHTAVSQPMITLLLIACPLLPFLIMMLMKGDRLPGRSRGSAWACGYEHESAMVITAHGFAMPVKEAFAPVLKLRKWLNPVSLVPGWERAAVPAIFHRLALIELAVLVVIVISRGA, from the coding sequence ATGACGGCTCTTCTTTTAACCAACAGCGCCGTGGCCTGGTTTGCCGCGGCGGCCATTTTCTCCGGGCTGCTGTCCTTTCATAAAACGCTGAGCGGCGCGGTTGCCGGTATCGGCGGCGCGGTCGGCAGCCTGTGCGCGGCGGCGGCGGGGATTCAGACGTTAGTCCACGGCGAGGTGACCGACGGCCTGATGCCGCTGATTCATCACAGTGTTCTGCTGACGCCGCTGAATGCCATCTGGTTGATTACCCTGGGCGTATGCGGCCTGTTCGTCAGTATTTATAACATCGACTGGCACCGTCATCCGCAGACCAAAAGCAACGGCCTGCTGCTTAACCTCCTGCTGGCGGCAGCGGTCTGTGCGGTGGTCGCCAGCAGCCTTGGCGCGCTGGTGGTAATGGCGGAAATCATGGCGCTGTGCGCCGCGTTTCTTACCGGTTGCGCGCAGTCGGGCAAGCTCTGGTTCGCGCTGGGGCGTCTGGGCACGCTGCTGCTGGCGCTGGCCTGTTGGCTGGTGTGGCAGCGTTACGGCACGCTGGATCTGAGCGCGCTGAACGTGCGGGCGCAGATGCTGCCGCTCGGCTCTGATATCTGGCTGCTCGGCGTGGCGGGTTTTGGCCTGCTGGCGGGCATTATTCCGCTGCACGGCTGGGTGCCGCAGGCGCACGCCAACGCCAGCGCTCCGGCCGCCGCGCTGTTTTCCGGCGTGGTGATGAAAATCGGCCTGCTGGGGATCCTGACGCTGTCGCTTATCGGCAGCCATCAGCCGCTGTGGTGGGGCGTGGCGCTGCTGGCGCTGGGGATGGTGACGGCGTTTGTTGGCGGGCTGTATGCGCTGATGGAGCACAACATCCAGCGACTGCTGGCGTATCACACCCTGGAGAACATCGGCATCATCCTGCTGGGGCTGGGCGCCGGGGTGACCGGCGTGGCGCTGCAGCAGCCGGTGCTGGTCGCGCTGGGGCTGACCGGCGGTCTGTACCATCTTTTCAACCACACCCTGTTTAAAACCACGCTCTTTTTGGGCGCGGGCAGCGTCTGGTTTCGTACCGGCCATCGCGATATTGAAAAGCTTGGCGGTATTGGCAAAGGGATGCCGGTGATTTCTCTGGCGATGCTGGTGGGGCTGATGGCGATGGCCGCGCTGCCGCCGCTGAACGGTTTTGCCGGCGAATGGGTCATCTATCAGTCCTTCTTCAGACTGGGCGAGAGCGGGGCGTTTGTTGGCCGTCTGATCGGGCCGCTGCTGGCCGTCGGCCTGGCGATTACCGGCGCGTTAGCGGTGATGTGTATGGCGAAGGTGTACGGCGTCACGTTCCTCGGCGCGCCGCGCAGCAAGGAGGCGCAGCAGGCCTGCTGCGCGCCGCTGCTGATGGCGGCCTGCACCGTGGCGCTGGCGCTGTGCTGCGTGATTGGCGGGGTCGCCGCGCCCTGGCTGCTGCCGCTGCTGCAAAACGCGGTGCCGCTGCCGCTGGAGACCGCGCATACCGCCGTATCGCAGCCGATGATAACCCTGCTGCTGATCGCCTGTCCGCTGCTGCCGTTCCTCATCATGATGCTGATGAAAGGCGATCGCCTGCCGGGCCGTTCGCGCGGCAGCGCGTGGGCGTGCGGCTATGAGCACGAGTCCGCGATGGTTATTACCGCCCACGGCTTCGCGATGCCGGTGAAAGAGGCGTTTGCGCCGGTGCTGAAGCTGCGCAAATGGCTGAACCCGGTGTCGCTGGTGCCCGGTTGGGAGCGGGCGGCGGTGCCGGCCATCTTCCACCGTCTGGCGCTGATTGAGCTGGCGGTGCTGGTGGTGATTGTGATTTCCCGAGGAGCCTGA
- a CDS encoding respiratory chain complex I subunit 1 family protein: MSVLFPIIQALALFAVAPLLSGVTRVLRARLHNRRGPGVLQEYRDLIKLLGRQSVAPAASGWVFRLMPFVMVGVMLTIAMALPVITVGSPLPSLGDLITLIYLFAIARFFFAIAGLDTGSPFTGIGASREAMLGVLVEPVLLLGLWVAAQVAGSTHISNIADTLYHWPLPRSVPLVLAMCACAFATFIEMGKLPFDLAEAEQELQEGPLTEYSGSGFAMLKWGISLKQLVVLQMFVGVFLPWGQMEQITAAGAALAVIVAIVKLLLGVAVIALFENSMARLRFAATSRVTWAGFGFAFLAFVSLLVA, translated from the coding sequence ATGAGTGTGCTGTTTCCGATAATTCAGGCGCTGGCGCTGTTTGCCGTCGCGCCGCTGCTGTCAGGCGTGACGCGCGTGCTGCGCGCCCGGCTGCACAACCGCCGCGGTCCTGGCGTTCTGCAGGAATACCGCGATCTGATAAAGCTGCTGGGGCGCCAGAGCGTCGCGCCTGCGGCATCCGGCTGGGTCTTTCGCCTGATGCCGTTCGTAATGGTCGGCGTCATGCTGACCATCGCCATGGCGCTGCCGGTCATTACGGTCGGTTCACCGCTGCCGTCGCTCGGCGACCTGATCACCCTTATCTACCTTTTCGCCATCGCCCGTTTCTTCTTTGCGATTGCCGGGCTGGATACCGGCAGCCCGTTCACCGGGATTGGCGCCAGCCGCGAGGCCATGCTCGGCGTGCTGGTGGAGCCTGTCCTGTTGCTGGGGCTGTGGGTGGCGGCCCAGGTGGCGGGCTCGACGCACATCAGCAATATTGCCGACACCCTGTATCACTGGCCGCTGCCGCGCTCGGTGCCGCTGGTGCTGGCGATGTGCGCCTGCGCGTTCGCCACCTTTATCGAGATGGGCAAGCTGCCGTTTGATCTCGCCGAAGCCGAGCAGGAGCTGCAGGAAGGCCCGCTGACCGAATACAGCGGCAGCGGGTTTGCCATGCTCAAGTGGGGCATTAGCCTGAAACAGCTGGTGGTGCTGCAGATGTTCGTCGGCGTTTTTCTGCCGTGGGGACAGATGGAGCAGATTACCGCCGCAGGCGCGGCGCTGGCCGTGATTGTCGCCATCGTGAAGCTGCTGCTTGGCGTGGCGGTGATTGCGCTGTTTGAAAACAGCATGGCGCGCCTGCGTTTTGCCGCGACCTCGCGGGTTACCTGGGCCGGGTTTGGCTTTGCCTTTTTAGCGTTCGTCTCCTTGCTGGTGGCGTGA
- the hycE gene encoding formate hydrogenlyase subunit HycE: protein MSEEKTGQHYLAALHQAFPGVVLDEAWQTKDQVTLTVKVNYLPEVVEFLYYQQGGWLSVLFGNDERKLNGHYAVYYVMSMEQGTKCWITVRVEVDANKPEYPSVTPRVPAAVWGEREVRDMYGLIPVGLPDERRLVLPDDWPDELYPLRKDSMDYRQRPAPTTDSETYEFINELGSKKNNVVPIGPLHVTSDEPGHFRLFVDGENIIDADYRLFYVHRGMEKLAETRMGYNEVTFLSDRVCGICGFAHSTAYTTSVENAMGIVVPERAQMIRAILLEVERLHSHLLNLGLACHFVGFDSGFMQFFRVRETSMKMAEILTGARKTYGLNLIGGIRRDLLKDDMIKTRQLAQQMRREVQDLVDMLLSTPNMAQRTVGIGRLDPEIARDFSNVGPMVRASGHARDTRADHPFVGYGLLPMEVHSEQGCDVISRLKVRINEVYTALNMIDFGLDNLPGGPLMVEGFTYIPHRFALGFAEAPRGDDIHWSMTGDNQKLYRWRCRAATYANWPTLRYMLRGNTVSDAPLIIGSLDPCYSCTDRMTVVDVRKKKSQTVPYKELERYSIERKNSPLK, encoded by the coding sequence ATGTCTGAAGAAAAAACAGGTCAACATTATCTCGCGGCGCTGCACCAGGCCTTTCCCGGCGTTGTGCTCGACGAAGCGTGGCAGACCAAAGACCAGGTCACCCTTACCGTAAAGGTTAACTATCTGCCGGAAGTGGTGGAGTTTCTTTACTACCAGCAGGGCGGCTGGCTGTCGGTGCTGTTCGGCAACGATGAACGTAAGCTGAACGGCCACTATGCCGTTTACTACGTGATGTCGATGGAGCAGGGGACGAAGTGCTGGATAACCGTACGCGTTGAAGTGGATGCCAATAAGCCCGAGTATCCGTCCGTCACGCCGCGCGTGCCTGCCGCCGTGTGGGGCGAGCGTGAGGTGCGCGATATGTACGGGCTCATCCCGGTCGGCTTGCCGGACGAGCGTCGTCTGGTTCTGCCGGATGACTGGCCGGATGAACTCTATCCGCTGCGAAAAGACAGCATGGACTACCGTCAGCGCCCGGCGCCGACCACCGACAGCGAAACCTACGAGTTCATCAACGAGCTCGGCAGTAAGAAAAACAACGTGGTGCCGATTGGCCCGCTGCACGTCACCTCGGACGAGCCGGGGCATTTCCGTCTGTTCGTCGACGGCGAAAACATTATCGATGCCGACTACCGCCTGTTCTACGTCCATCGCGGGATGGAGAAGCTGGCGGAGACCCGCATGGGCTACAACGAAGTCACCTTCCTCTCCGATCGCGTCTGCGGTATCTGCGGCTTCGCCCACAGCACGGCGTATACCACCTCGGTGGAAAACGCGATGGGCATCGTGGTCCCGGAGCGCGCGCAGATGATCCGCGCCATTCTGCTTGAGGTGGAGCGCCTGCATTCGCATCTGCTCAACCTGGGGCTGGCCTGCCACTTCGTCGGCTTCGACTCCGGCTTTATGCAGTTCTTCCGCGTGCGCGAAACCTCCATGAAGATGGCGGAGATCCTCACCGGCGCGCGTAAAACCTACGGACTCAACCTGATCGGCGGGATTCGTCGCGATCTGCTGAAAGATGACATGATCAAGACCCGCCAGCTTGCCCAGCAGATGCGCCGCGAGGTGCAGGATCTGGTCGACATGCTGCTCAGCACGCCGAACATGGCGCAGCGCACCGTCGGCATTGGCCGTCTTGATCCGGAGATTGCCCGCGATTTCAGTAACGTCGGACCGATGGTGCGCGCCAGCGGCCACGCCCGCGACACCCGCGCCGACCATCCGTTCGTCGGCTACGGTCTGCTGCCGATGGAGGTGCACAGCGAGCAGGGCTGCGACGTTATCTCCCGTCTGAAGGTGCGTATCAACGAGGTCTATACCGCGCTGAACATGATCGACTTCGGCCTCGATAACCTGCCTGGCGGGCCGCTGATGGTTGAGGGCTTTACCTATATACCGCACCGTTTCGCGCTCGGTTTTGCCGAAGCGCCGCGCGGCGACGATATCCACTGGAGCATGACCGGCGACAACCAGAAACTCTACCGCTGGCGCTGCCGCGCGGCGACGTACGCCAACTGGCCGACGCTGCGCTATATGCTGCGCGGCAACACCGTCTCCGACGCGCCGCTGATTATCGGCAGCCTGGACCCATGCTACTCCTGCACGGACCGGATGACGGTGGTAGATGTGCGTAAGAAGAAGAGCCAGACGGTGCCGTACAAAGAGCTTGAGCGCTATAGCATCGAGCGTAAGAACTCGCCGCTGAAATAA
- a CDS encoding formate hydrogenlyase complex iron-sulfur subunit: MFTFIKKALKTGTATAAYPLQPIEVDKNFRGKPEHSPQQCIGCAACVNACPSNALTVETDLAGNALAWQFNLGRCIFCGRCEEVCPTAAIRLSQEYELAVWKKEDFLQQSRFALCSCRVCQRPFAVQKEIDYAIALLKHNGDSRAENHRESFETCPECKRQKCLVPSDRIELTRHMREAS; the protein is encoded by the coding sequence ATGTTTACTTTTATCAAAAAAGCGTTAAAAACCGGCACCGCTACGGCCGCGTATCCGCTGCAGCCTATCGAGGTGGATAAAAACTTCCGCGGCAAACCGGAGCATAGCCCGCAGCAGTGCATCGGCTGCGCGGCCTGCGTTAACGCCTGTCCGTCCAACGCGCTGACGGTAGAAACCGACCTCGCCGGCAATGCGCTGGCGTGGCAGTTCAACCTGGGGCGCTGCATTTTCTGCGGCCGCTGCGAAGAGGTGTGTCCGACGGCGGCCATCAGGCTGTCTCAGGAGTATGAGCTGGCGGTGTGGAAGAAAGAAGATTTCCTCCAGCAGTCGCGCTTTGCGCTGTGCAGCTGCCGCGTATGCCAGCGCCCGTTCGCCGTGCAAAAAGAGATTGATTACGCCATCGCGCTGCTTAAGCACAACGGCGACAGCCGCGCGGAAAACCACCGCGAAAGCTTTGAAACCTGCCCGGAATGCAAGCGCCAGAAATGCCTGGTGCCGTCCGATCGTATTGAACTCACCCGCCACATGAGAGAGGCCAGCTGA
- a CDS encoding NADH-quinone oxidoreductase subunit B family protein produces MSNLLGPRDDNGMPVPMTVDESIASMKASLLKKIKRSAYVYRVDCGGCNGCEIEIFATLSPLFDAERFGIKVVPSPRHADILLFTGAVTRAMRSPALRAWQSAPDPKICISYGACGNSGGIFHDLYCVWGGTDKIVPVDVYIPGCPPTPAATLYGFAMALGLLEQKIHARTPGELDEKPTEILHPEMVQPLRVRIDRAARRLAGYRYGRQIADDYMRMLGQGDHQVLRWLEAESDPRLTEIVTHLNQVVEEARIR; encoded by the coding sequence ATGAGCAATCTGTTAGGGCCGCGCGATGACAATGGAATGCCGGTGCCGATGACGGTGGACGAGTCCATCGCCAGCATGAAGGCGTCGCTCCTGAAGAAGATCAAACGCTCCGCGTACGTATACCGCGTTGACTGCGGCGGCTGCAACGGCTGCGAAATCGAGATTTTCGCCACCCTGTCGCCGCTGTTTGACGCCGAACGCTTCGGGATCAAAGTGGTGCCGTCGCCGCGCCATGCGGACATTTTGCTGTTTACCGGCGCGGTGACCCGCGCGATGCGCTCTCCGGCGCTGCGCGCCTGGCAGTCTGCGCCGGACCCGAAAATTTGTATCTCCTACGGCGCCTGCGGCAACAGCGGCGGCATTTTTCATGATCTGTACTGCGTCTGGGGCGGCACCGATAAAATCGTCCCGGTCGACGTGTATATTCCCGGCTGCCCGCCGACGCCTGCCGCCACGCTGTATGGTTTCGCGATGGCGCTGGGGCTGCTGGAGCAGAAAATTCACGCCCGCACGCCGGGCGAGCTGGACGAGAAACCTACCGAAATTCTGCATCCGGAGATGGTACAGCCGCTGCGCGTACGCATCGATCGCGCCGCGCGTCGCCTGGCGGGCTACCGCTATGGCCGCCAGATTGCCGATGACTATATGCGCATGCTGGGGCAGGGCGACCATCAGGTACTGCGCTGGCTGGAGGCGGAGAGCGATCCGCGCCTGACCGAGATCGTCACGCATCTTAATCAGGTGGTTGAGGAGGCGCGCATCCGATGA
- a CDS encoding formate hydrogenlyase maturation HycH family protein, translating into MSETVVFSQLSRKFIDENDATPAAAQQVVYYSLAIGHHLGVIDCLEAALSCPWPEYLAWIATLAEGSEARRKMEGVPKYGEIVIDSNHVNMLARAFDDAQARQTPQQQACSKLMLSMLHDIYQENAIYLMVRRLRD; encoded by the coding sequence ATGAGCGAAACGGTGGTGTTCAGTCAGCTGAGCCGCAAGTTTATTGATGAAAACGACGCAACGCCCGCGGCCGCGCAGCAGGTGGTTTACTACAGCCTCGCGATTGGCCACCACCTTGGCGTCATCGACTGTCTTGAGGCGGCGCTAAGCTGCCCGTGGCCGGAGTATCTGGCCTGGATCGCGACGCTGGCGGAGGGCAGCGAAGCCCGGCGTAAAATGGAGGGCGTGCCGAAGTACGGCGAGATAGTCATCGACAGCAATCACGTCAATATGCTGGCGCGCGCCTTCGATGACGCGCAGGCGCGACAAACCCCGCAGCAGCAGGCCTGCAGCAAGCTGATGCTCAGCATGCTGCACGATATTTACCAGGAAAACGCCATCTACCTGATGGTGAGGAGGCTGCGTGACTGA
- the hycI gene encoding hydrogenase maturation peptidase HycI codes for MTDVLLCVGNSMMGDDGAGPLLAEMCAARPQGQWRVFDGGSAPENEVVAIRELRPQRLLIVDATDMGLNPGEIRIVDPDDIAEMFMMTTHNMPLNYLVDQLKEDVGEVIFLGIQPDIVGFYYPMTPKIKEAVEVVYQRLAAWEGDGGFTPL; via the coding sequence GTGACTGACGTTTTGCTCTGCGTGGGCAACAGCATGATGGGCGACGACGGCGCCGGGCCGCTGCTGGCGGAAATGTGCGCCGCCCGTCCCCAGGGACAATGGCGGGTTTTTGACGGCGGCAGCGCGCCGGAAAACGAGGTGGTGGCGATCCGGGAGCTGCGCCCGCAGCGGCTGCTGATCGTCGACGCCACCGACATGGGGCTAAATCCGGGCGAGATCCGCATCGTGGATCCCGACGATATCGCCGAAATGTTTATGATGACCACCCATAATATGCCGCTGAACTACCTGGTCGATCAGCTTAAAGAGGACGTCGGCGAGGTGATTTTTCTGGGGATTCAGCCGGATATCGTCGGTTTTTACTACCCGATGACGCCGAAAATTAAAGAAGCGGTGGAAGTGGTGTATCAGCGCCTGGCCGCGTGGGAAGGCGACGGCGGCTTTACACCGCTCTGA